The sequence GGGGCAAGCAGTTCAACAGCATGGTGCACGAGGCCACCGACCCCATCAATGGGGCCCCACGCGACGCGGTGCTGATGAGCCCTGAGGACTGCTTCAGGCTGGGGCTGGCGCCCGGCCAGCAAATCTGGCTGCAAAACGAGCATGGGACCTTTGCCGGACAGGTCTTCGTGGCCCCCGTGCGCCCCGGCAGCCTGCAGGTGCACTGGCCCGAGGGCAACGCGCTTCTAGACCCCCAGAAGCGCTCCCCCAAGGCCAAGGTCCCGGCCTACAAGGAGGGCTATGTCTACGTCCACAAAAAGCCGCCCCAAGGCCAAGACCCCCACCAGGCTGCTGCGGGTTGAGGCGGGGCGGGCCTTCCCCCGCTCCGACCAGGTGGCCACCGAGGAGCCCCTGGAGATACGGCTTTGGGCCGACCGGGGATGGGGCGAGGTGCGCAGGCTGGCCGTCACCCTGCGCACCCCGGGCCACGACTTCGAGCTGGCGGCAGGCTTCCTCCTGGCCGAGGGCCTGGTGCGGAGCAGGGAGGAGATCTACCGCATCAGCTACTGCACCGAGGTGGGGGAGGCCCAGCGGTACAACGTGGTAAACGTGCTGCTCTACTCAACCCGGCTGCCACCGCTGGAGCACCTGGAGCGCCACTTCTACACCACCTCGGCCTGTGGGGTCTGCGGCCGCGCGGGGCTCGAGGCCCTCCGGCTGCGCCACCACCCGCTAGAGGACGGTTTTGTGGTGCCGGCCGAGCTCATCGCGGGGCTGCCGCAAAGGCTGCGCGCGCGCCAGGCCCTCTTCGAGGCCACCGGGGGCCTGCATGCCGCGGCCCTTTTTGATGCGGAGGGCAACCTGCTGGCCCTGCGGGAGGACGTGGGCCGCCACAACGCCATGGACAAGCTGCTGGGCTTCGCCCTGCTGGAAGGGCGCCTGCCCTTGAAGGAGGCCCTGGTGCTGGTCAGCGGGCGGGCCAGCTACGAGCTGGCGCAGAAAGCCCTGGCCGCGGGCGTCCCCATCCTGGCAGCCATCTCGGCCCCCAGCAGCCTGGCGGTTGAGCTGGCCCGGCGGTTCAACCTCACCCTGATCGGCTTCCTGCGCGAAGCTTTCAACAT comes from Meiothermus sp. QL-1 and encodes:
- the fdhD gene encoding formate dehydrogenase accessory sulfurtransferase FdhD — encoded protein: MSTSTKSRPKAKTPTRLLRVEAGRAFPRSDQVATEEPLEIRLWADRGWGEVRRLAVTLRTPGHDFELAAGFLLAEGLVRSREEIYRISYCTEVGEAQRYNVVNVLLYSTRLPPLEHLERHFYTTSACGVCGRAGLEALRLRHHPLEDGFVVPAELIAGLPQRLRARQALFEATGGLHAAALFDAEGNLLALREDVGRHNAMDKLLGFALLEGRLPLKEALVLVSGRASYELAQKALAAGVPILAAISAPSSLAVELARRFNLTLIGFLREAFNIYAAPERVRVSRKGGEVPLQSGTRP